The Fusobacterium sp. genome segment TTTTGAGATATTTTTATCTTTCTTCCAAATATAAAATTCTCTCTTTCTACTACTTCTTTTGAGTCAAGATTAAAGATAAAATAGTCATTTTCATTTTGATTTTTCCCTATATTAAATTTTGTTTTGTAGTAATCATTTGTATCCTTATATCTAGAAAGATGATCAGGAGTAAGATTTATAACCATAGTTATCCACGGTTTGAAATCAAGAAGATTTTCAAGTTGGTATGAACTTAATTCTAAAACAATATAATCCAAGTCTTTATGTTTCAATAGCAGCTCTGCATATGAAACTCCTATATTTCCAGCATACTCAGCTTTATATCCAGCATATTGAAGAAGTTCTGTAATTTTAGTCGTAGTTGTAGTTTTTCCGTTTGTTCCTGTTACAGCAATTATTTTACTTTTTATTTCATATTGTAACATATATTCATAACTTAATTCAATTTCATCTATTAATTTTATTTTTTTTTCTTTAGCTTTCATAACAATTTCGTTATATGGCACTCCTGGACTTTTAACAAAAATTTCAATTTCATCTAAATACTCCATACCTTCTTTAGAGGATATTCCTTTTTTATCATCAACAAGTATTACTTCATATCCCATATTTTTTAACAGATGTTCAGCTCCAAGACCACTTATACCAGCTCCAAATACCATTGCTTTTTTCATGACATTTCCCTTCCTTTTTTTCTGTTTCCTATATAGACGGAAAACCACGGGAGTTCCGTGGTTCCTTTATTAGAGAATTCCTCTTAATCTTATTATTCCCAATGCTACCATTCCAAATATTAAAGTTGTTATCCAGAACCTCATTGTCACCTTTGTTTCAGCCAAACCACTAAGCTCAAAGTGATGATGAATAGGTGCCATTTTGAATATTCTTTTTCCTCTCAACTTAAAAGATCCTACTTGAAGTATAACTGAAAGAGCCTCCATCACAAATACTGCTCCAATTATTGGGAGAATAAGTTCCTGCTTCAAAAGAATAGCAACCACTCCCAGTACTCCTCCTAGTGTAAGAGAACCTGTATCTCCCATGAATATTTGAGCTGGATAGAAATTATACCATAAAAATCCAAGCCCTGAACCACTGATAGTTGCTAGAAATACAGACATCTCTCCTGAACCTGATATATAAAAAAGTTTTAAGTGTTCACTCATATTTACATTTCCTGTAAAATAAGAAATTGCTCCTAATATAGTAGAACATATTATCATTGGCATTATAGCCAGTCCATCCAAACCATCTGTTATATTTACAGCATTAGATGTACCCATAAGAATTATAAGTATAAAAATCAGCATGCCTATACTTCCTATATAGAACATACTTCCAGAAATCAAAGGATTAATTATTGAAAGATCAAAGACTCTATCCCCTGTTAACCCTATCTGAGTTACAAAAAGCCATACTAAAACAGCTATCATAGCCTGCCCTAAAAGCTTTTTCTTTCCAGAAAGTCCCTTTTTATTCACAGTAAATTTTTTATAATCATCAATAAATCCAATAGATGCAAAACCCATCA includes the following:
- the murD gene encoding UDP-N-acetylmuramoyl-L-alanine--D-glutamate ligase encodes the protein MKKAMVFGAGISGLGAEHLLKNMGYEVILVDDKKGISSKEGMEYLDEIEIFVKSPGVPYNEIVMKAKEKKIKLIDEIELSYEYMLQYEIKSKIIAVTGTNGKTTTTTKITELLQYAGYKAEYAGNIGVSYAELLLKHKDLDYIVLELSSYQLENLLDFKPWITMVINLTPDHLSRYKDTNDYYKTKFNIGKNQNENDYFIFNLDSKEVVERENFIFGRKIKISQNINKECDFWVKDGKLYGKDGKILECAKLSLKGKHNLENVLFIVAAAKIVGIQNEKIREFLYNTKTIEHRMEDFFNYGKVKFINDSKGTNIDSTKFAVEAFDQCILICGGFDKKLDWSPLAELIKIHAKEVYLIGETADEINRILLEKGYDSSRVFLLRDLKSCLLNMKERFTSEEPQVVLLSPATSSFDQFNSYEHRGEVFKELVREIFGR
- the mraY gene encoding phospho-N-acetylmuramoyl-pentapeptide-transferase, which codes for MLYILGEYFESLAFLKSMYLRGFISFTLSFVLVLILGKPFINYLKVKKFGEKIRDDGPVSHLSKKGTPTMGGVLIVIVMLVTNLLVSDITNPFIDVLLVAMMGFASIGFIDDYKKFTVNKKGLSGKKKLLGQAMIAVLVWLFVTQIGLTGDRVFDLSIINPLISGSMFYIGSIGMLIFILIILMGTSNAVNITDGLDGLAIMPMIICSTILGAISYFTGNVNMSEHLKLFYISGSGEMSVFLATISGSGLGFLWYNFYPAQIFMGDTGSLTLGGVLGVVAILLKQELILPIIGAVFVMEALSVILQVGSFKLRGKRIFKMAPIHHHFELSGLAETKVTMRFWITTLIFGMVALGIIRLRGIL